One Urechidicola croceus genomic window, ATTGGAGGTGTAATGTTAGGTATTCAACCATGGGAAGTTGTGTTATATGCAGGAACAATTACAGTAATATTTAGTGCTATTGGAGGTTTTAAAGGAGTAGTTTACACCGATTTTATTCTTTTTTTTGTGGCTATGATTGGTGCAATTGGTGCGGCTTACTACATTTTAAACTTACCTCAAGTTGGAGGGTTGAAGTCATTATTGGAAAATGAAATTGTACTAACAAAAATAAGTTTACTGCCAGATTTTAATAACACTGAGCTTTTAATCACATTACTTGTCATTCCATTGACTGTACAGTGGTGGAGTGCATGGTATCCTGGATCTGAACCAGGTGGTGGTGGGTATGTTGCGCAGCGAATGTTAGCTGCAAAAAACGAAAACCACGCTATAGGAGCAACTTTCTTTTTTAATATTTTACACTATGCATTAAGACCATGGCCATGGATCTTAGTTGCACTAGCCTCATTAGTTATTTTTCCTGACATTGCTAGTTTACAAACAGCATTTCCTCATATTGAAGAAGGAAAATTAGGACATGATTTAGCATATCCTGCAATGCTCAATTTTTTACCTGCAGGATTATTAGGACTTGTTTTAGCTTCATTAATTGCGGCCTATATGAGTACAATTTCATCACACTTAAATTGGGGTTCATCTTATATGGTAAATGATTTCTATAAACGTTTTGTAAAACCAGAAGCATCAGAAAAAGAATTGGTAAATATCGGACGAATTTCAACTGTATTATTAATGGTGCTAAGTTCTTTATTAGCATTGACTTTTAATAATGCTTTACAAGTTTTTAATGTGATTATTTTGTTTGGTGCTGGAACTGGGCTGTTATTTATCTTAAGATGGTTTTGGTGGCGTATAAATGCTTGGAGTGAAATATCGGCTATGGTTTCTTCAGGAATAATTTCTTTATTAGCCGAAAAATATTCAGATGTATTATTTGGTGTAGATACTTTTTTTCCTGCTTGGTCTAAATATCCTTTGGTAGTGTTGATAACTACACTAATTTGGGTAATTGTTACTTATGTTACTTCTCCTGAGAAACAAAAAACCCTAGAGAATTTCTATCAAAAAATACAACCATCAATTTTAGGTTGGAAGCCT contains:
- a CDS encoding sodium:solute symporter family protein, with product MSLTSLDYGIIIGFFALILFIGIYVSKSSGKNSTEYFLSGRNMPWWLLGFSMVATTFGADTPLLVADIVRQNGVAGNWVWWAFLLTGMLTVFVYAKLWRKSNVKTDIEFYELRYSGKPATFLRGFRALYLGVIFNVLVMSVVTLAAIKIGGVMLGIQPWEVVLYAGTITVIFSAIGGFKGVVYTDFILFFVAMIGAIGAAYYILNLPQVGGLKSLLENEIVLTKISLLPDFNNTELLITLLVIPLTVQWWSAWYPGSEPGGGGYVAQRMLAAKNENHAIGATFFFNILHYALRPWPWILVALASLVIFPDIASLQTAFPHIEEGKLGHDLAYPAMLNFLPAGLLGLVLASLIAAYMSTISSHLNWGSSYMVNDFYKRFVKPEASEKELVNIGRISTVLLMVLSSLLALTFNNALQVFNVIILFGAGTGLLFILRWFWWRINAWSEISAMVSSGIISLLAEKYSDVLFGVDTFFPAWSKYPLVVLITTLIWVIVTYVTSPEKQKTLENFYQKIQPSILGWKPVILSAEKKGINIVNKSEKNDVPSGILAMVFGTILVYSVLFATGNFIYGNFKLAFILVFIIIVTTIILIKLWNKIKSTSF